In Mycobacteriales bacterium, the sequence TGGGTGTCGCCGATGACGGCGTAATCCTCGATTCGGGCGCTCACAGACCAGTCTTACCGCACGGACGCCCCCCGACGACCCATCGCCTGTCGGCGCGGCGCGGCGACCGGGATAGATTCCGACCATGAGTGAGCCCACCCGACTGGCCCCCGGCGACCCGGCCCCCGACTTCACGCTCCCCGACGCCAACGGCGACCCGGTGTCCCTTGCGTCCTACCGCGGTCGCCGGCTGGTCCTGTACTTCTACCCGGCGGCGATGACGCCCGGCTGCACCAAGGAGGCAGGTGACTTCCGGGACAACCTCGCCGATCTCGAGGGGGCCGGCTACGACGTGGTCGGCGTGTCCCCGGACAAGCCGGAGAAGCTG encodes:
- the bcp gene encoding thioredoxin-dependent thiol peroxidase; amino-acid sequence: MSEPTRLAPGDPAPDFTLPDANGDPVSLASYRGRRLVLYFYPAAMTPGCTKEAGDFRDNLADLEGAGYDVVGVSPDKPEKLARFRDAEGISFPLLSDADRSVMMAYGAFGEKKLYGKTVTGVIRSTFVVDEKGRIAQAQYAVKATGHVGKLRRDLGV